Below is a genomic region from Drosophila albomicans strain 15112-1751.03 chromosome 2R, ASM965048v2, whole genome shotgun sequence.
TGGATAGTGGGTATAAAGACGATATGAAATCTTATAGGTAGCATGCAATACTCGTTTCATACAATCGCCGAGAGGCGCGTCAGTCGGTACCGTCATCGTCGCTTTTGTCGTTACCTGCTCTTAGCCATAATACATTTGCCAAACACACATCAGCTGAGGCACACGCTAGCTTAAGTTAACGTACTCTCTAAAAACAACACTTAAATACTcgcacaaataaaaacaacattcgtttttctttcagttaaaaactaaaaactgtAGGCAGATAgagaaaatggaaatgagtTCCGTCAGCCAGGAAACTGAAGCGGCCGCTTCGAGTGGTGAATCATCATCAATATCGCCTGGTGATTATATGAAGCAATTCAAGAACATCATTGCGCCGGGCAACGAGACATCCATGACCAGAGAATTCAAGCCTCAGGTGGCCTACGAATTTGAACGATACTCGAATCCCCAGCAGCTGAAACAGTTTGTCCTGCGTAGCGAGAAGCTGCGCTCACTCCTCGAACATTATTCGCAGGAAACAAAACAGCCGCTGCgtcagctggagcagcaggcACGTGCCATTATCGATGAGATTGGACTGGATCGGAATATGGCCATCATTCGTTGGTGTGGCATTGCCATCACAGCGATTGGCAAACGCATCTGCGATGGCATCTATGTGAACTCAGAGAGCATGGCCAATGTGCGCAAGGATATGGGCAAGTGTCCAGTGCTTTATTTGCCCAGCCATCGCAGCTATATGGATTTCATACTGATGAGCTACATTTGCTACTACTATGACATTGAGATACCTGGAATTGCGGCCGGCATGGGTGAGTCATCACCAAAGTAGATGTCATAAAGTTAAGCGCTTTAATTACCTctttgtcattgttgttgcagacTTTCACTCGATGTTTGGCATGGGAACCATGCTTCGCAAAACGGGCGCCTTCTTCATGCGACGCTCCTTCTCGAACGACGAGCTTTACTGGGACATCTTCAGGGAGTACATGTATGCCCTCGTTGCCAACTATCACATCGGCGTGGAGTTCTTCATCGAGGGTACACGCTCGCGCAACTTCAAAGCGTTAGTACCCAAGGTGGGTCTCTTGTCCATGGCATTGTTGCCCTATTTCACTGGCGAGGTGCCTGACGTGATGATTGTGCCGGTTAGCGTTGCCTATGAACGTGTGCTCGAAGAGCAATTGTTTGTCTACGAGCTGCTGGGTGTGCCCAAACCCAAGGAGTCCACCAAGGGATTCTTCAAGGCATTGAAAATCATTGACGAACGCTTTGGCAAAATGTTTCTGGACTTTGGTACTCCGATTTCGGCGCGTGAGTTCTTTGGCCATGAAAGCGGTGATCGCATTCAGCGTGCTGGTCTCGGTGGCTCGCTGCAGAAGCTGAATCGTCAGGAGATTGAGCTGGTCAAGCAGCTGGCCAATGAGATTATCTATCAACAGCAGCGTCGCATCGTCATCAGCACCTTTAATATGCTGAGTTTGTTCTATGCCAGCAAACTCTATGGTCAACTCAGCGTGAATCTCGACGAACTGGCACGTGGTATACTGCATCTGAAGCGCATCTTTGAGCAGCTGGGCGCCCATGTCAGCACACGCAGCAGCAATATCAAGTCTGACATCATTGATGCCGTGGAGATTCATggcaatattttgcaattccGTGTGGGACGCTTGCAGTTTACCCCACTGGCAGCTGATCAGTTGGCGGCCAAGATCGATGTGAAACGGCTGAAGGCACACGCTCTGAGTCCTGAGACTATGGCTGTGGCTGTGCCGATGTTGGCGCTGCAGCTCTATGTGAATCCCTGCATGTTTTGGATGGCACGTCCCGCTTATCTGTTGCTTGCTGCGTTGAAGGAGCAGCGACGTCAACACATGGAGGATGTGGTTGCTACATATGAGAGCACGTTGTCGGCCCTGCATAATCATGTGAACAGCATGGATGCACTGTTCCAACATGAGTTTATTGTTGAATCGAATCGCGAGGCAGTGGAATTTGAAACgcatttgcagttgctgctaGATGAACGCGCTCTGGAGCTGGACAAGCAAACGGGCAGGATTAGTGTGCAGGATAACGAATGTTCTCGCGTTATACTTGCCGCGTTGGCGCCATTCCTCTGCCTTTATTATCAGTTGGCAGTGACGATCCGACAGGTGAATAAACTCCCCCGACTCCTTGCAGAATGGTTGaataaattgtgtgtgttttttgttttgcagttgTCCGAAGATGGGGAGTTTAGTTCGAAGGAGTTGCTGGTGCGCGTGCAACAGTATGTGGAgaaattgttgcaacaacCGGGCGGAGCGGCAGCTCATGTGCATCCATATTGTCTGGCCCTAGACAACCTGAATATTGCCATTTATGCGCTGGTGCAGAGCGGATATCTGCACAAATCGCGCGAGACGGGTCTGATGCGAGTCGCCTCAGCGACTTCGGACAAGTGCCTGAGGCAGCTGGAACTGCAACTGCTCGAGTATTGCCAGCTGATGCCATTTGCCCAATACTCGACGGCGGCCAACGAACAGGCCCAATCACATATAGCCAAATTATAACTGACAAATGGCAAGCGATCGTCGGTCGTCGGTGGACGTCTGCCGATTGCGATTCCATTGTTAGCACAGTACAATTCATATGGCATATTATCAcaattcattcaattcattGTCAGCTTGCTCAAGAATTGTCgcatcatttgcattttgtttgtttttgtacttGTGGCGCCGCTTTGGCAGCTGCTCCTCTGGCTCATTGCATCCACGTGCACGTCCACGTCCACGTAGGCATCGCCAATGGTCgtcgtatgtatgtaagtataaATAAGGGGAAGTGGTAACTTATGGTGTGGTCGGGAGGGGCTTCTTTTTTAGTCATTTAGCGATTAAGAATAATTGATATTTTGCCCTGTTGCCATatgtcaaacaaaaaaaaaatacatttaacacAGTCAATTGCAGTACGGCAACAAATTACGATTTTTCTAGAACGTAATGCAGTTTTTTAGATAGACATCCCAACGACATGCATGGCAAGTTTTCTATATTCTTGAATATGTTTAAGCGAATATTGGAACTTGACCGAAACCCTTGaaccaatttattttaatgcaccgtatattgaagaaaaaacattCTCTTCGGTATTCAACATTTCTCGATCGGTTATTGAGATTctaacacttttttttattatttagtctTTTAGTTAGAAATGCCAAGGGAATTTGTTAAGCTGTCAAATAATTCTCTGGCTGGTTAGCAACAGCTTGCCATAAACAGTTGTACAATATTGTGTcgataattgcaatttcataTAATTGCACAtctaagttaatttaaatttctcttAACCAGGGACAGTAATTAtgatgattttaaaataaaataaaagtttattgcCGCACATTTTGAAGACtttatagtttaattttttgtaactCACAATTACTATTTGCGGTCTCTGCAAATAAGTTGTATTCaatatttgttcattttaaaatattgcctAATAGATTAGCAGTCATATGTTGCTTGAAAAGGTTTTAGTTAAacgcacaacaaaaatattgtacaatctatttattatacaaagtTATCTCACAAAAGTtgaacacaaatattttactatcATTATGACTGTCAATTTTTGAGCCAAAGTGTTTAAAGTAGAAATAAacctaaaaatatttatagttgcAAATAATTGCATCATTTTATGTAACAAACATGACTTTGCCATTATCGACATTATACTGTAcataattttttgaatttcaagCAGTATTAGTTTAGAAATCTGCgctcaatttaatttaacaccTATATTTCTCTCATTTAGAACAGTTCCTGTGTTTTAATATTCTCGTTACGGTTATTCTATGGAAAACCTTCAGTCGATACAAGTGCCAATAAATTTGTACttggaattttaaattagCAAGAGTTCTAGTTGTAGTCCATAGTTAATAAGTCGGTACAttctcaatatttttataatacattGAACAAACAGAGGGAATTTCCTAAGTAAAACCGCAAAGAAAGCagaacacacaaac
It encodes:
- the LOC117575648 gene encoding dihydroxyacetone phosphate acyltransferase; this translates as MEMSSVSQETEAAASSGESSSISPGDYMKQFKNIIAPGNETSMTREFKPQVAYEFERYSNPQQLKQFVLRSEKLRSLLEHYSQETKQPLRQLEQQARAIIDEIGLDRNMAIIRWCGIAITAIGKRICDGIYVNSESMANVRKDMGKCPVLYLPSHRSYMDFILMSYICYYYDIEIPGIAAGMDFHSMFGMGTMLRKTGAFFMRRSFSNDELYWDIFREYMYALVANYHIGVEFFIEGTRSRNFKALVPKVGLLSMALLPYFTGEVPDVMIVPVSVAYERVLEEQLFVYELLGVPKPKESTKGFFKALKIIDERFGKMFLDFGTPISAREFFGHESGDRIQRAGLGGSLQKLNRQEIELVKQLANEIIYQQQRRIVISTFNMLSLFYASKLYGQLSVNLDELARGILHLKRIFEQLGAHVSTRSSNIKSDIIDAVEIHGNILQFRVGRLQFTPLAADQLAAKIDVKRLKAHALSPETMAVAVPMLALQLYVNPCMFWMARPAYLLLAALKEQRRQHMEDVVATYESTLSALHNHVNSMDALFQHEFIVESNREAVEFETHLQLLLDERALELDKQTGRISVQDNECSRVILAALAPFLCLYYQLAVTIRQLSEDGEFSSKELLVRVQQYVEKLLQQPGGAAAHVHPYCLALDNLNIAIYALVQSGYLHKSRETGLMRVASATSDKCLRQLELQLLEYCQLMPFAQYSTAANEQAQSHIAKL